The Bos indicus isolate NIAB-ARS_2022 breed Sahiwal x Tharparkar chromosome X, NIAB-ARS_B.indTharparkar_mat_pri_1.0, whole genome shotgun sequence genome has a window encoding:
- the PNCK gene encoding calcium/calmodulin-dependent protein kinase type 1B isoform X1, translated as MLLLKKQTEDISSVYEIREKLGSGAFSEVVLAQERGSSHLVALKCIPKKALRGKEALVENEIAVLRRVSHPNIVALEDVHESPSHLYLAMELVTGGELFDRIMERGSYTEKDASHLVAQVLGAVSYLHSLGIVHRDLKPENLLYATPFEDSKIMVSDFGLSKIQAGNMLGTACGTPGYVAPELLEQKPYGKAVDVWALGVISYILLCGYPPFYDESDPELFSQILRANYEFDSPFWDDISESAKDFIRHLLERDPQKRFTCQQALQHLWISGDTAFDKDILGSVSEQIQKNFARNHWKRAFNATSFLRHIRKLGQSLENEEASGRRVMSRSHPGLPTSQPPEW; from the exons ATGCTGCTGCTCAAGAAACAGACGGAGGATATCAGCAGCGTCTATGAGATCCGCGAGAAGCTCGGctc GGGCGCTTTCTCTGAAGTGGTCCTGGCCCAGGAGCGTGGCTCCTCACACCTTGTTGCTCTCAAGTGCATCCCCAAGAAGGCTCTTCGAGGCAAGGAGGCCTTGGTGGAAAATGAGATCGCGGTGCTCCGCAG GGTCAGCCACCCCAACATTGTGGCTCTGGAAGATGTCCACGAGAGCCCTTCACACCTCTATCTGGCCATGGAGCT GGTGACAGGGGGTGAGCTGTTCGATCGAATCATGGAGCGCGGCTCCTACACAGAGAAGGATGCTAGCCACCTGGTGGCCCAGGTCCTTGGCGCTGTCTCCTACCTGCACAGCCTGGGCATCGTGCACCGAGACCTCAAG CCTGAAAACCTCCTCTACGCCACCCCCTTCGAGGACTCCAAGATCATGGTCTCTGACTTCGGTCTCTCCAAAATCCAGGCGGGCAACATGCTAGGCACCGCCTGTGGGACCCCAGGCTATGTGG CCCCGGAGCTCTTGGAGCAGAAACCCTACGGGAAGGCCGTAGATGTGTGGGCCCTGGGTGTCATCTCCTACATCCT GCTGTGTGGGTACCCCCCCTTCTACGACGAGAGCGACCCTGAACTCTTCAGCCAGATCCTGAGGGCCAACTACGAGTTTGACTCTCCCTTTTGGGATGACATCTCAGAATCAG CCAAAGACTTCATCCGGCACCTTCTTGAGCGAGACCCTCAGAAGAGATTCACCTGCCAGCAGGCCTTACAGCATCTTTG GATCTCCGGAGATACAGCTTTTGACAAGGACATCCTGGGCTCCGTCAGTGAGCAGATCCAGAAGAATTTTGCTCGAAATCACTGGAAG CGCGCATTCAATGCTACCTCCTTCCTCCGCCACATCCGCAAGCTGGGGCAGAGCCTGGAGAATGAGGAGGCCTCTGGACGGAGGGTGATGAGCCGCAGCCACCCGGGCCTTCCGACCAGCCAGCCCCCCGAGTGGTGA
- the PNCK gene encoding calcium/calmodulin-dependent protein kinase type 1B isoform X2 has protein sequence MRSARSSARECVGAFSEVVLAQERGSSHLVALKCIPKKALRGKEALVENEIAVLRRVSHPNIVALEDVHESPSHLYLAMELVTGGELFDRIMERGSYTEKDASHLVAQVLGAVSYLHSLGIVHRDLKPENLLYATPFEDSKIMVSDFGLSKIQAGNMLGTACGTPGYVAPELLEQKPYGKAVDVWALGVISYILLCGYPPFYDESDPELFSQILRANYEFDSPFWDDISESAKDFIRHLLERDPQKRFTCQQALQHLWISGDTAFDKDILGSVSEQIQKNFARNHWKRAFNATSFLRHIRKLGQSLENEEASGRRVMSRSHPGLPTSQPPEW, from the exons ATGAGATCCGCGAGAAGCTCGGctcgtgagtgtgt GGGCGCTTTCTCTGAAGTGGTCCTGGCCCAGGAGCGTGGCTCCTCACACCTTGTTGCTCTCAAGTGCATCCCCAAGAAGGCTCTTCGAGGCAAGGAGGCCTTGGTGGAAAATGAGATCGCGGTGCTCCGCAG GGTCAGCCACCCCAACATTGTGGCTCTGGAAGATGTCCACGAGAGCCCTTCACACCTCTATCTGGCCATGGAGCT GGTGACAGGGGGTGAGCTGTTCGATCGAATCATGGAGCGCGGCTCCTACACAGAGAAGGATGCTAGCCACCTGGTGGCCCAGGTCCTTGGCGCTGTCTCCTACCTGCACAGCCTGGGCATCGTGCACCGAGACCTCAAG CCTGAAAACCTCCTCTACGCCACCCCCTTCGAGGACTCCAAGATCATGGTCTCTGACTTCGGTCTCTCCAAAATCCAGGCGGGCAACATGCTAGGCACCGCCTGTGGGACCCCAGGCTATGTGG CCCCGGAGCTCTTGGAGCAGAAACCCTACGGGAAGGCCGTAGATGTGTGGGCCCTGGGTGTCATCTCCTACATCCT GCTGTGTGGGTACCCCCCCTTCTACGACGAGAGCGACCCTGAACTCTTCAGCCAGATCCTGAGGGCCAACTACGAGTTTGACTCTCCCTTTTGGGATGACATCTCAGAATCAG CCAAAGACTTCATCCGGCACCTTCTTGAGCGAGACCCTCAGAAGAGATTCACCTGCCAGCAGGCCTTACAGCATCTTTG GATCTCCGGAGATACAGCTTTTGACAAGGACATCCTGGGCTCCGTCAGTGAGCAGATCCAGAAGAATTTTGCTCGAAATCACTGGAAG CGCGCATTCAATGCTACCTCCTTCCTCCGCCACATCCGCAAGCTGGGGCAGAGCCTGGAGAATGAGGAGGCCTCTGGACGGAGGGTGATGAGCCGCAGCCACCCGGGCCTTCCGACCAGCCAGCCCCCCGAGTGGTGA